A single region of the Duganella sp. BuS-21 genome encodes:
- a CDS encoding alpha/beta hydrolase, translated as MTLQHRNNINLHGTGKPTLVLVHGFGCDQSMWRHMVPAFEATHRIVLFDLVGSGASDLTAYDKTRYATLHGYATDLLEILDEYADGPVVLVGHSVSAMIGLLAANVAPHRFAAQIMVGPSACYIDDDGYRGGFARADIDDLLDTMAGNYLGWSSTMAPAIMGAPDKPELGVELTNSFCRTDPDIAKHFARVTFLSDHRADLAACTVPTLVMQCSDDLIAPREVGEFIQRAIAGSKLVVIDNTGHCPHLSAPDASIAAMRAFLAGLP; from the coding sequence ATGACCTTGCAGCACCGTAACAACATCAATCTCCATGGGACGGGCAAGCCCACCCTGGTGCTGGTTCACGGCTTCGGCTGCGACCAGAGCATGTGGCGCCATATGGTGCCGGCGTTCGAGGCGACGCACCGCATCGTCCTGTTCGATCTGGTCGGCAGCGGCGCCTCGGACCTGACTGCCTACGACAAGACCCGATACGCAACGCTGCATGGCTATGCAACGGACCTGCTGGAGATCCTGGACGAGTACGCCGACGGCCCGGTGGTGTTGGTCGGACATTCGGTGAGCGCCATGATCGGACTGCTGGCCGCCAACGTGGCGCCGCACCGGTTCGCGGCGCAGATCATGGTCGGGCCGTCGGCCTGCTATATCGACGACGACGGTTATCGCGGCGGCTTTGCGCGCGCAGACATCGACGATCTGCTCGATACCATGGCCGGCAACTATCTCGGCTGGTCCAGCACCATGGCGCCGGCCATCATGGGCGCGCCCGACAAGCCGGAACTGGGCGTGGAACTGACCAACAGCTTCTGCCGCACCGATCCCGACATCGCCAAGCATTTCGCGCGCGTCACGTTCCTGTCCGACCACCGCGCCGACCTGGCCGCGTGCACCGTTCCCACCTTGGTCATGCAGTGCAGCGACGACCTGATCGCACCGAGGGAAGTGGGCGAGTTCATCCAGCGCGCCATCGCCGGCAGCAAGCTGGTGGTGATCGACAACACCGGCCATTGCCCGCACCTGAGTGCGCCCGACGCCAGCATCGCCGCCATGCGGGCCTTCCTGGCCGGGCTGCCGTAA
- a CDS encoding ATP-binding protein, translating into MDDWQAAGPDLWEHAPCGLLIAAADGVVLRVNATLCRWLGYELAELVGVKRFPELMPMGARVFLQTHWTPLLQIQGSVSEVQLDLLHKDGHRVPMMLSAMRRERDGRLQDEIAVLVAADRKLYERELLAARAKAEAVALDLELAQSKLRQANEALSAEHLRKDEFLATLAHELRNPLAPLSNVVETIKLRSGAAQLSERELQVLSRQVAQMARLVDDLMNVSRISLGRIDLRLESADLVQLLRFVAEEASAAVQAAGLSLRAELPSAPLWASVDRARLTQIVANLLNNSVKYSLPGARIGLRATASDGEAVIEVSDTGIGIPPDQLTKIFSMFSQLTPALERSQGGLGIGLALVKGLVGLHGGTVEAYSEGVGKGSRFTVRLPLIAPPVVEAQAVPAPAPGVRADDAVAVMIVDDNVDAAETLGAVMELFGYRINVAHSALDAFRAMAASPPRAAVLDIGLPDMNGYELAKKIRSQPWGADLVLVAATGWGQESDKQAARDAGFDLHFTKPLDFIDLDRQLRAILP; encoded by the coding sequence ATGGACGACTGGCAAGCGGCCGGCCCGGACCTGTGGGAGCACGCTCCCTGCGGCCTGCTGATCGCCGCCGCCGATGGCGTGGTACTGCGCGTGAATGCCACCTTGTGTCGCTGGCTGGGCTACGAGCTGGCGGAACTGGTCGGCGTCAAGCGCTTCCCGGAGCTGATGCCGATGGGCGCGCGGGTCTTTCTTCAGACCCACTGGACGCCGCTGCTGCAGATCCAGGGCTCGGTGTCCGAGGTGCAACTGGATCTGCTGCACAAGGACGGCCACCGCGTGCCGATGATGCTGAGCGCCATGCGGCGCGAGCGCGACGGCCGTCTGCAGGATGAAATCGCCGTGCTGGTCGCTGCCGACCGCAAGCTGTATGAACGCGAGCTGCTGGCGGCGCGCGCCAAGGCGGAGGCGGTGGCCCTCGACCTGGAATTGGCGCAGTCCAAGCTGCGCCAGGCCAACGAGGCGCTGTCCGCCGAGCATCTGCGCAAGGATGAATTCCTGGCGACCCTGGCCCACGAGCTGCGCAATCCGCTGGCGCCGCTGTCGAATGTGGTGGAGACGATCAAGTTGCGCAGCGGCGCGGCCCAGCTGTCCGAACGCGAGCTGCAGGTGCTGTCGCGGCAGGTGGCGCAGATGGCGCGGTTGGTCGACGACCTCATGAATGTGTCGCGCATCAGCCTGGGGCGCATCGACTTGCGGCTGGAGTCGGCCGATCTGGTGCAGTTGCTGAGATTTGTGGCCGAGGAAGCCTCGGCCGCCGTGCAGGCGGCCGGCCTGAGCCTGCGGGCCGAGTTGCCGTCCGCGCCGCTGTGGGCCAGCGTCGACCGTGCGCGGCTGACGCAGATCGTCGCCAACCTGCTGAACAATTCCGTCAAGTACAGCTTGCCCGGCGCGCGCATCGGGCTGCGCGCCACGGCGTCCGACGGCGAGGCCGTGATCGAGGTCAGCGACACCGGCATCGGCATCCCGCCCGATCAGCTGACGAAAATTTTCAGCATGTTTTCCCAGCTGACGCCGGCGCTGGAGCGCTCGCAGGGCGGGCTGGGCATAGGGCTGGCGCTGGTGAAGGGGCTGGTCGGACTGCACGGCGGTACGGTCGAGGCGTATAGCGAAGGCGTGGGCAAGGGCAGCCGGTTTACGGTGCGCCTGCCGCTGATCGCGCCGCCAGTGGTGGAAGCGCAGGCAGTGCCGGCCCCGGCGCCCGGCGTGCGGGCCGACGATGCGGTTGCGGTGATGATCGTCGACGACAATGTCGATGCGGCCGAAACCCTGGGAGCGGTGATGGAGCTGTTCGGTTACCGGATCAACGTGGCCCACAGCGCGCTCGACGCTTTCCGGGCGATGGCGGCGTCGCCGCCGCGCGCGGCCGTGCTCGATATCGGCCTGCCCGATATGAACGGCTATGAACTGGCGAAGAAAATCCGCAGCCAGCCGTGGGGCGCGGACCTGGTGCTGGTCGCAGCCACCGGCTGGGGGCAGGAGTCCGACAAGCAGGCCGCCCGGGACGCCGGCTTCGACCTGCACTTCACCAAGCCGCTCGATTTTATCGATCTTGACAGGCAGTTGCGCGCCATATTGCCATGA